Proteins encoded by one window of Companilactobacillus ginsenosidimutans:
- a CDS encoding TetR/AcrR family transcriptional regulator, producing MKKSDAKKNDILNVAQGMFYKKGYEATTTREINKSVGISDGSLYYYFPNGKREILDTIVKEGTISRIGIIHANFSNLESIEDLEDRLIDFNSKIAAIFNKKNNYQSFLITIRERNILTEEQSEWISEMMDQNVKNLADGLKILDRFGVLDRAEFENLAEIIISIIQKSVYDELIIRNQKRISDKVIKRVNAKLHLFLSLISD from the coding sequence ATGAAAAAAAGTGATGCGAAAAAAAATGATATTTTAAACGTAGCTCAAGGTATGTTTTACAAAAAGGGCTATGAGGCAACGACCACAAGAGAAATAAATAAAAGTGTTGGTATCTCAGATGGTTCACTTTATTACTATTTTCCAAATGGTAAGCGTGAAATTCTAGATACAATTGTTAAAGAAGGTACTATTAGCAGAATTGGAATTATCCATGCCAATTTTAGTAATCTAGAATCAATCGAGGATTTAGAGGATAGGCTGATAGATTTCAATTCGAAAATTGCTGCAATTTTTAATAAGAAAAACAATTATCAATCCTTTTTAATTACTATTCGCGAACGCAACATTCTCACTGAAGAACAGTCAGAGTGGATTTCAGAAATGATGGATCAAAACGTTAAGAATCTTGCTGATGGATTGAAGATTCTTGATAGATTTGGAGTTTTGGATCGTGCAGAATTTGAAAATTTGGCTGAGATAATTATTTCTATCATTCAAAAGTCAGTTTATGACGAGTTGATTATAAGAAATCAAAAACGTATCAGTGATAAAGTTATCAAACGTGTAAATGCAAAGTTGCATTTATTCTTATCATTAATTTCAGACTAA
- a CDS encoding DUF6792 domain-containing protein, whose protein sequence is MKELLQTLDKLAKIYEQFDLLDFRAHKVIPLTFNKKDSKKLLPQNKRLYFSYQYLDSEKTRLTNLALNQIIDLKDDSFKANPELHPKLIDKALKLKNIDETHKTNAPNMPRRNRKINKLKQLIALIDDENLTLCRGYLTQIQVLIHSHIPQLSPQRNHPYAEQELLNNLDFRTDLMQFDYDRYLYEDFEPESFLRYLIYGHVQRIPSYVKSFDARDFVPEAEECGFSGIAYLITIDGISECYVTFKGTEADMDYTERSRTKRMEKFILEGYKDWNYNVNAILVGNTLGLDQMNAAEKFMTYLEDAVPEGCKMYGLGHSLGGHFVQTLQLVSNCFDKGYTLNSAPVQLKQVQLIKPDLIPDKDWKHLFTITKDKTITSDLNKEIQKLLPRLYPEIINESFEQDLTQVFYELPYTIWVGQKWEFNFSEWKYPFKIHPRQYMDLPEINSYQRLFEEFFARTQNATTGRQIMRTGISFAWDRMQQLRRDIDKPETARYFFDYSNYLYQSGIFKDEPKDVSKYFNEDTESSIWKSSRREWPFLRSLNRDMLELSIYFHIIYGSKHFLKKNPRKKI, encoded by the coding sequence ATGAAAGAATTACTACAGACATTAGATAAACTTGCAAAAATTTATGAGCAATTTGACTTACTTGATTTCCGTGCTCATAAAGTAATACCACTTACTTTTAATAAAAAAGACAGCAAGAAGTTATTGCCACAAAATAAACGACTTTATTTTAGTTATCAATATCTTGATTCCGAGAAAACTCGGTTAACCAATTTGGCACTAAACCAAATTATTGATTTAAAAGATGACTCTTTCAAAGCAAATCCAGAATTGCACCCAAAGCTAATTGATAAAGCTCTAAAACTAAAAAACATTGACGAGACTCACAAAACTAATGCCCCAAACATGCCCCGTCGTAATCGTAAAATCAACAAATTAAAACAATTAATAGCATTGATTGATGATGAAAATTTGACGCTATGTAGAGGGTACTTAACCCAGATTCAGGTTTTGATTCATTCGCACATTCCTCAGCTGTCACCACAAAGAAATCATCCCTATGCAGAACAAGAGTTGCTCAATAACTTAGATTTCAGAACCGACTTAATGCAATTCGATTACGATCGTTATTTATATGAAGACTTCGAACCAGAAAGCTTTTTAAGATACCTAATTTACGGTCACGTCCAACGAATTCCCTCTTATGTAAAATCTTTCGATGCTAGGGATTTCGTCCCTGAGGCAGAAGAATGTGGATTTTCGGGTATCGCTTATCTAATCACCATTGATGGTATTAGTGAATGTTATGTGACATTCAAAGGTACTGAAGCTGATATGGATTATACCGAGCGTTCTCGAACGAAACGAATGGAAAAGTTTATTCTCGAAGGTTACAAAGATTGGAACTACAACGTTAATGCTATCCTAGTTGGTAACACTTTAGGATTAGACCAAATGAATGCAGCTGAAAAATTCATGACTTACCTTGAGGATGCAGTCCCTGAGGGTTGTAAGATGTATGGCTTGGGACATTCCCTCGGTGGACATTTTGTCCAAACCTTACAACTTGTTTCCAATTGTTTTGATAAAGGATATACGTTAAACTCTGCACCAGTCCAATTAAAGCAAGTTCAGCTAATCAAACCTGATTTAATTCCTGATAAGGATTGGAAACATCTATTTACAATTACTAAAGATAAGACCATTACTTCAGATCTAAACAAAGAAATCCAAAAACTATTGCCAAGACTTTATCCCGAAATTATCAATGAAAGTTTTGAACAAGATTTGACTCAGGTCTTCTACGAGCTGCCCTATACAATCTGGGTTGGTCAGAAATGGGAGTTTAACTTTAGTGAATGGAAATATCCATTTAAAATTCATCCTAGACAATATATGGATCTACCAGAAATCAACTCCTATCAGCGTTTATTCGAAGAATTCTTCGCCAGAACTCAAAATGCAACAACTGGACGACAAATAATGCGAACGGGTATAAGTTTTGCCTGGGATCGCATGCAACAACTGCGAAGGGACATCGATAAGCCAGAAACTGCGCGATACTTTTTCGATTATTCGAATTATCTTTATCAATCCGGAATTTTCAAGGACGAGCCAAAAGATGTCTCGAAATATTTCAATGAAGACACCGAGTCTAGTATTTGGAAAAGTTCACGCCGTGAGTGGCCTTTTTTAAGAAGTCTTAATCGAGATATGTTGGAACTATCGATTTATTTCCATATTATTTATGGATCTAAACACTTTTTGAAAAAGAATCCCCGTAAAAAAATATAA
- a CDS encoding ATP-dependent Clp protease ATP-binding subunit — protein MARSFWDNDPFSDNDMDEIFNRLMGSNTQGGTGTKYYVNGKELTPEELAEYQKARTAGKEVPVQNNEQQTDQKGILGKLGRNLTQEARDGLLDPVIGRDKEIQETAEILSRRTKNNPILVGDAGVGKTAVVEGLAQAIVKGDVPEAIKDKEIISVDLSSLEAGTQYRGSFEENVQNLIKEVQKAGNVVLFFDEIHKIIGTGAAGGESGSKGLADIIKPALSRGDLSIIGATTQDEYRNTIMKDGALARRFNDVTINEPSKEASFAILQGLRSAYEQHHHVKLPDNVLQAAVDYSVQYIPQRSLPDKAIDLIDMTAAHLAAKHPVTDKVSLEKDLKKAESDKEQAAKNEDFEKASKLKKQIEDINNKLNNGEAEPEETVATVNDIAESVQRLTGVPVSQMGTSDIERLKDMGNRLKNKVIGQDEAVDMVVRAIRRNRAGFDEGNRPIGSFLFVGPTGVGKTELVKQLASDMFGNKNAIIRLDMSEYSDLTAVSKLIGTSAGYVGYEDNGNTLTEQVRRNPYSIVLLDEIEKANPQVLTLLLQVMDDGRLTDGQGNVVDFKNTIVIATSNAGFGNDSNKDEKLMDKLAPYFRPEFLNRFNGIVEFSHLSKDDLNQIVDLLIDDVNKNLAKKGITLTISPEAKEWLIDEGYDEAMGARPLRRVIEQQIRDKVAEFYLDNLDVKNLRADLVDGSVVISKNAAEVGAK, from the coding sequence ATGGCTAGATCATTTTGGGATAACGATCCATTTTCAGACAATGATATGGACGAAATTTTTAACAGATTAATGGGTTCAAACACTCAAGGCGGTACTGGAACAAAGTACTATGTTAACGGTAAAGAGTTAACACCTGAGGAATTAGCAGAGTATCAAAAGGCGAGAACAGCTGGTAAAGAAGTTCCCGTTCAAAATAACGAACAACAAACAGATCAAAAAGGTATTTTAGGTAAACTTGGTCGTAATTTAACACAAGAAGCTCGTGATGGATTACTTGATCCAGTTATCGGACGTGATAAGGAAATTCAAGAAACTGCTGAAATATTAAGTAGACGTACGAAGAATAACCCTATCTTAGTTGGTGATGCTGGTGTAGGTAAGACAGCTGTTGTAGAAGGCTTGGCACAAGCTATTGTTAAAGGGGATGTTCCTGAAGCTATCAAAGATAAGGAAATAATCTCTGTTGATTTATCATCACTTGAAGCCGGTACACAATATCGTGGTTCATTTGAAGAGAACGTCCAAAATTTAATTAAAGAAGTTCAAAAAGCAGGTAATGTCGTCTTGTTCTTTGATGAAATTCATAAAATTATCGGAACTGGTGCTGCCGGTGGAGAATCAGGTAGCAAAGGTTTGGCAGACATTATTAAGCCAGCGTTGAGTCGTGGTGATCTGTCCATTATCGGTGCTACGACACAAGACGAATATCGTAATACAATTATGAAAGATGGGGCTTTGGCTAGAAGATTTAACGATGTAACAATCAATGAACCTAGTAAAGAAGCTTCATTCGCTATCTTACAGGGATTGCGTAGTGCATACGAACAACACCATCATGTAAAATTACCTGATAATGTTTTACAAGCTGCTGTGGACTATTCAGTTCAATATATTCCTCAAAGATCATTACCTGATAAGGCAATTGACTTGATTGACATGACAGCGGCTCATTTGGCAGCTAAACATCCTGTAACAGATAAAGTCAGTCTTGAAAAAGATTTGAAGAAAGCTGAATCTGATAAGGAACAAGCTGCCAAGAATGAGGACTTTGAAAAAGCATCGAAACTAAAGAAACAAATTGAAGATATCAACAATAAGTTAAATAACGGTGAAGCTGAACCTGAAGAAACTGTTGCCACTGTCAACGACATTGCTGAATCAGTTCAAAGATTGACTGGTGTTCCTGTATCTCAAATGGGCACTTCTGATATTGAAAGACTGAAGGATATGGGTAACAGACTTAAGAACAAAGTCATTGGACAAGATGAAGCTGTCGATATGGTTGTTAGAGCAATTCGTCGTAACCGTGCTGGATTTGACGAAGGTAACCGTCCAATCGGAAGTTTCCTATTTGTCGGACCAACTGGTGTCGGTAAAACTGAATTAGTTAAGCAATTAGCTAGTGATATGTTTGGAAATAAGAATGCTATTATCCGTTTGGATATGTCAGAATATTCGGATTTGACAGCTGTTTCTAAGTTGATTGGTACTTCAGCTGGATATGTAGGGTATGAAGATAACGGTAATACCTTAACTGAACAAGTAAGACGTAATCCTTATTCAATCGTTCTTTTGGACGAAATTGAAAAGGCAAATCCTCAAGTTCTTACGTTGCTATTGCAAGTCATGGATGACGGTCGTTTAACTGATGGACAAGGCAATGTGGTTGATTTCAAGAACACCATTGTTATTGCTACATCAAATGCTGGATTCGGTAATGATAGTAATAAAGACGAGAAATTAATGGACAAATTAGCTCCATACTTCCGTCCAGAATTTTTGAACAGATTCAACGGAATCGTTGAGTTCAGTCATTTATCAAAAGACGATTTGAATCAAATTGTTGATTTGTTAATTGATGATGTAAACAAGAACTTGGCCAAGAAGGGTATCACATTAACCATCAGTCCTGAAGCCAAGGAATGGTTGATTGATGAAGGATACGATGAAGCTATGGGTGCACGTCCATTACGTCGTGTGATCGAGCAACAGATTCGTGACAAGGTTGCCGAATTCTATCTTGATAATCTTGATGTTAAGAATCTTAGAGCTGATTTGGTTGATGGTAGTGTTGTTATTAGTAAGAATGCTGCTGAAGTTGGTGCTAAGTAA
- the add gene encoding adenosine deaminase produces the protein MLPKKISREFIDGLPKSELHVHLEGTLEPELKLKLAQKNNINIGQETIEDVEATYHYDDLASFLAVYYPGMDVLQTTDDFYELAMSYLNKAKSQGVRHVEMFFDPQAHVVRGVPLNCVMEGFYQACVDARAMNIDAHLIMCFLRDMSARSAIDLLNAAKPYRSKILGIGLDSDEHHNPPLKFMLPFSMAVEQGYHITMHADVDQVDSIDHIKQALEIINVERLDHGTNIVEDKDMVDWVNHLHLGLTSCPLSNKLITDNDLKGDEILDLLDEGVKISINSDDPAYFGGYIADNYEALVKEYKVTPEQVVQLAKNSFETAWLSEKQKEMYLEEIDKYVEDFQD, from the coding sequence ATGTTGCCAAAAAAGATTTCTCGCGAATTTATTGATGGTTTACCAAAGTCCGAACTTCACGTTCACTTGGAAGGTACCCTTGAGCCTGAGTTAAAATTGAAGCTTGCTCAAAAAAATAACATTAATATTGGTCAAGAAACTATCGAAGATGTTGAAGCTACTTATCACTATGATGATTTAGCATCATTTTTAGCAGTATATTATCCAGGAATGGATGTACTTCAAACAACTGACGACTTCTATGAACTGGCAATGTCATACTTAAACAAAGCTAAATCTCAAGGTGTTAGACACGTTGAAATGTTTTTCGATCCACAAGCACACGTCGTTCGTGGAGTACCTTTAAACTGTGTAATGGAAGGCTTTTATCAAGCATGCGTCGATGCAAGAGCTATGAACATTGACGCGCATTTAATCATGTGCTTCCTGCGTGACATGTCAGCACGCTCAGCCATTGATTTACTCAACGCAGCCAAACCTTATAGAAGCAAAATTTTAGGAATAGGCTTAGATTCAGACGAACATCACAATCCACCATTAAAATTCATGTTGCCGTTCAGCATGGCAGTTGAACAAGGCTATCACATTACAATGCATGCAGATGTAGACCAAGTAGATTCAATTGATCACATCAAACAAGCCCTAGAAATTATCAATGTCGAAAGACTAGATCACGGAACAAACATAGTCGAAGACAAAGACATGGTAGACTGGGTAAATCACTTACATCTCGGCCTAACATCATGCCCACTATCAAACAAATTAATCACCGACAACGACTTAAAAGGTGATGAAATCCTAGACCTACTAGACGAAGGAGTAAAAATTTCAATAAACTCCGACGACCCAGCCTACTTCGGAGGCTACATAGCTGATAACTACGAAGCACTAGTAAAAGAATATAAAGTAACTCCAGAACAAGTAGTACAGTTAGCAAAGAATTCATTCGAAACAGCCTGGCTAAGCGAAAAGCAAAAGGAAATGTACCTAGAAGAAATCGACAAATACGTTGAAGATTTCCAAGATTAA
- a CDS encoding NCS2 family permease, with protein sequence MDLSNNNKDLSFVERLFHINENGSTVKREILAGLTTFVSMAYILFVNPQVLGEAGMDKGAVFTATALSAILGSVLMALLANYPIAIAPGLGDNAFFTYSVVLAMGIPWQTAMAGVLVSSVIFLIISVLKIREIVIDSIPHDLKLAVAAGIGIFIAFVGLQGGGLITASKSTLVTMGSFTVPTTWLTIFGLLVTGILMARKVPASIFIGMVLTTILGLVTKLIPLPTHVVSTIPSLKPTFGVAVAHLGDIKQPQLWAVVLIFLLVAFFDTAGTMIGLAEQAGFMKNNKMPRIGRALMADSISMLGGSFMGTTPTAAYVESSAGIAIGGRTGLTSLTVGIMFALAMFFSPLLSVVTTNVTAPVLIIVGILMAQSMKYINWEKFEIAMPAFLTIVGMPLTYNISYGIAFGFIAYPLTMIAAGRRKEINPVMYVLFFVFLLLLYVINVLPK encoded by the coding sequence TTGGATTTATCAAATAACAACAAGGATCTTAGCTTTGTTGAACGTTTGTTTCATATAAATGAGAACGGAAGTACAGTAAAACGTGAAATTCTTGCTGGACTAACAACCTTTGTATCAATGGCATACATTTTGTTTGTTAACCCACAAGTGCTGGGTGAGGCTGGAATGGACAAAGGGGCTGTCTTCACAGCGACAGCACTTTCTGCCATTCTTGGTTCAGTATTGATGGCACTTCTAGCAAATTATCCAATCGCAATTGCTCCAGGACTTGGGGATAATGCATTCTTCACTTATTCAGTTGTTTTAGCAATGGGTATTCCATGGCAAACAGCTATGGCAGGAGTATTAGTCTCCAGTGTTATTTTCTTAATTATTTCAGTCTTAAAAATCCGTGAAATCGTTATTGATTCAATCCCACATGATTTGAAGTTAGCGGTCGCAGCAGGTATCGGTATTTTCATTGCCTTTGTTGGACTTCAAGGTGGTGGATTAATCACTGCAAGTAAATCGACATTAGTAACAATGGGTTCATTTACAGTACCAACAACATGGTTAACAATTTTTGGACTATTAGTAACAGGTATCTTAATGGCCAGAAAGGTTCCAGCATCAATCTTTATCGGTATGGTATTAACAACTATTTTAGGATTAGTTACCAAATTAATTCCATTACCAACACACGTAGTGTCAACAATTCCAAGTTTGAAACCAACTTTTGGTGTGGCAGTTGCTCACTTAGGTGATATTAAGCAACCACAGTTGTGGGCAGTAGTCTTAATTTTCCTATTAGTAGCGTTCTTTGATACAGCCGGAACAATGATTGGATTAGCTGAGCAAGCCGGATTTATGAAAAACAACAAAATGCCAAGAATTGGACGAGCATTGATGGCAGATTCAATTTCTATGTTGGGTGGATCATTCATGGGTACAACACCAACAGCAGCATATGTTGAATCATCAGCCGGAATTGCAATCGGTGGTAGAACCGGGCTAACATCACTAACAGTCGGAATAATGTTTGCACTAGCAATGTTCTTCTCACCACTGTTATCCGTAGTTACAACCAACGTAACAGCACCAGTCCTTATCATCGTCGGAATATTAATGGCCCAATCAATGAAATACATCAATTGGGAAAAATTTGAAATAGCAATGCCAGCATTCCTAACAATTGTCGGAATGCCACTAACATACAACATTTCATACGGAATAGCTTTCGGCTTCATAGCATATCCATTAACAATGATTGCCGCAGGAAGAAGAAAAGAAATTAATCCAGTCATGTACGTATTGTTCTTCGTATTCCTTTTACTCCTTTATGTAATAAACGTATTACCAAAATAA